CACTCTACCAAGATGGCCGTTATGCGGATCTCTGGAAAACCTACAAGCCGCCGATTGAGCTTGACGAACAATCTGGAGTCCGCGGAGCGTCTCGAGTGATTGAAAAGTACAAGGAGCGCGGCGACACAGTGCAGCGAGCAGCAATGGAGAATTGTGCCTTGGAGCATGAAGCCTTGACACACTGCTTCAAGACCGGCAATTGGCGCAAGCAAATTGAAGCCCGGTTGACCATGTGCTCGGCGGAGAATGGCACCTTTTCGCGATGCTTTACGACCCAGACTGTGAGTTGATCCCACAACGGAGCTTTCTCGATCATTTCAATTCTAATCCTCTTCCGTTATGACAGAAATTTCTCCAAGCTCTCGGTTACGCAGCCGGTTTCGAATATGATGCCGACAAAGAGGAGCGCATTCAGATGCATGCCGACAAACTCTACCACCAGATGCTCGACTACGAAAAGCGAGTTGAGGATGCAAAGGCAGCTGGAATTGAGCCACCCCCTCTCACGTCGCTTTTCAATCCAGAGAAACCAACGCAAACCCCGGAAGTTGGCCTTGAGATTCCTGGAGGGGAGGTAATCCCCGAAGAGCTCAAACCGTCGAAGCCCTTACAGAAGCTCACGCCACATGAACGAGAGCTGGAGATTCGGGCACACTATGCGCAGCGGGAACAGCACAAAATGTATGCACATGAGGCTGCACCGTTCATGAAGACCCAAGTTGATGCTCGGCAGAAGCGACAGGATAAGGCTGTCAGCTGGTTTGGAGAGACTCTCGGAAAGTGGATCTCGTAGAGGGAATTTCGATTCTTGTATTTACTATACTATTTTACTATGAAAAAAAGCGACTGGAGAGGCGTTGAGGGTTCTCTGAATTTGCATTGTATCGCCCTTTTTTAGTCTCTCTGGAGAGTAACGGTTACACTTGAATGTAGTCCTTGGTGTAATTCGTCGGTGTCTCACTTTCTGTTCTGACTCCATTATTAATATCTGCTTCTCTAGTTACCTCTAGTCGAGAGAAGTGGGTAGTGCTTGAGGACCTCGGGAAGAGAAGGGAAATCATAACATGGACATTTCTAGGACATTTCTAGTTACAACAGCCAGTTTAGATGTCAACTGATGAATATCAATGCTGGATGAAaatatttaaaaaaaaggtcttTTGGTCCGTCGCCTATCTAATCGTCGGTCGCGTTCTCCCGCGCAAACAACTCGAAGCATCATCGTAGAATCACGACTCTCTTCAACCTTCGCAACTCTCCAACTCTTCCCTTATCCAACACCTAGTcgcattcttttttttttttttaaatctttTCTCTTTGGATGACTCCTCCTCCCTGTCCTCTTACCTGAGACCTAAATCCTATCCAATTCAAAAATTACCCCAGATATCACctggcaaaaaaaaaaaaaaaagataccTTCATCATTGGACTCGGAAATTCTCCCTTCTCTCCTTAGGCCATATTTTACGATTTACAACCAGTGGTGCTCAACTAGCTGAGCTGCGGCGCTCGCCATGAAGGCCACCCCGTTGCTCATCTCATGGCATAATGACAATGCCCCTATCTACTCGGTGCATTTCGATCCCAATGGCAAGGGCCGGTTAGCTACTGCTGGAAAGTAGGTTTTGGTCTGTCCTCTGAGAGCGTGGAATGATTTTTACTGACCTCTGTCTTTCTAGTGATAACAACGTCCGAGTATGAACCTGCCCTCCGTCGTCCTTCGCACACCTTGATCTGACATGTTCTACAGCTCTGGAAAGTCGAGTCTACTGGGGAGGAAAGAAGAGTCTCTTATCTGAGCACTCTGATGAAGCATACACAGGCCGTCAATGTGGTCCGCTTCAGCCCCAAAGGTATGTTTTTGCACAGGATAGCAGATAACCGCAAGTCTGACAAATACAGGGGAGATGCTGGCATCTGCCGGAGATGATGGAAATGTCCTACTATGGGTCCCTTCGGAGATACAAACACAAGCTGGACTAGGCGAAGATCGCTCGGACGATAAAGAGACCTGGCGAGTGAAGCACATGTGTCGCTCATCCGGTGCTGAGATCTACGACCTGGCCTGGTCTCCCGATGGTGTGTTTATCATTACAGGCAGCATGGATAACATCGCACGGATTTACAATGCTCAAACTGGTCAGTTGTTCTCGAAGAGTCCCCAAACAGCTCGCTAAGCTGACCGAATTCTACAGGGCAAATGGTACGACAGATTGCTGAGCATTCTCACTATGTGCAAGGTGTAGCATGGGACCCGCTTAACGAGTTCGTCGCGACTCAATCGTCCGATCGGTCCGTTCATATTTATACATTGAAGACCAAAGATGGACAATTTACATTGACACCACACGGGAAGGTTCTCAAGATGGATCTCCCTGCCAAACTTGTCGCATCCAACAGTCCTGCGCCTCCAGAGATGACTAGCCGGTCCCAACAAAGCACTGGAAACTCTGTTGTTATTGCCTCGCCTGCTCCCTCAACTCCGGGAACCCCAATGGCTTCCAACCTACCTATGGATCCTCCTCCAGTCTCACACAGTCGTCGTTCTTCGTTCGGCTCGTCTCCTTCCATCCGGCGATCTGCATCTCCTGCTCCGTCTCTCCCGTTGCCCGCCGTGAAACCATTGGAGGTCTCCTCCCCGAGTTTTGGTGGACTGGGGGTCAAGAATGCCAGCATTTATGCCAACGAGACGTTCACTTCTTTCTTCAGGCGACTGACTTTTGCTCCCGACGGAAGCCTGCTGTTCACACCTGCGGGCCAATTCAAGACCAGTCACGTATCAGCTACGGACTCTACAAAGACAACAGACGAGATCATTAACACAGTCTACGTTTACACACGGGCTGGTTTCAACAAGCCCCCGATCTCTCATCTTCCAGGACATAAGAAGCCATCTGTGGCCGTCAAATGCTCCCCGGTCTTTTACACGTTGAAGCAGGGTACCCAGCCTGCCAAAAACATAACCCTTGATACATCTTCGAGCGAGGAGATGTTCTTATCTCTTCCAGACCCCGTGGTATCAGGAGCCCCATCTTTCACCAGCCAGCCCCACCTGGTCCTTCCATCTTCAACGACGGCCGAGCCATCAAAGCTTCCGCCATCTCAAAAGGCTGCCCAGGATGGCAGCAATGAAGCAGGTCAGAGCTCGGCGCCGGTCTTTGCACTTCCTTATCGCATTGTATACGCCGTTGCCACTCAAGATGCTGTTTTGGTATATGACACGCAACAACAAACCCCGCTATGCATTGTTAGCAATTTGCATTTTGCCACTTTCACCGACTTGACTTGGTAAGTGCTGTTTCTATGCTCAATACCCATGTATAACTTTCTAACGCACAACAGGTCCGCCGATGGATTAACCTTGATCATGAGTTCCTCGGACGGCTTCTGTTCTACACTCTCATTTGCACCTGGGGAGTTGGGTCAAACTTACACAGGACCAACTTCTGTGGCTCACAACAATGCAAACCCAAGTACCCCTGCGACGAATGTCACCCCTCTTCTGACACCAACGCCATTGGCATCGTCACATGTGCCATCTCCAATCAAGACAAGCCAGGCCTCCTCAAGTAATACCGGCCCCGCACCGCCAGCTAGCCCCGCACGGTCCAGCTCCTCGTGCTCAGTTGTGACACAGCCTTCCACGCAGCCAACCCCCGCGGGAGTCGTGAACAATCCTACTCCGACCCTCGGGACTGTTCCGTCGGTCACAGCAACACACTCTGCACAGCCACCAACACTTCCATTGACTACCCCACCACAAACACCCATCTCAGGCGCTCCACAGAACGGGCCCACTACGACAGGTAGTAGTGTTCTGGGCAAGCGCGACGCAAGACCTGCAAGCGAGTctgaaaaagaagagggcAAGGCAGACCAAAATCATGTATTGCAGCAGCCACCAAAGCGGCGCCGGGTGGCGCCCACCCTGATCTCGGCAGGCACTGATGGAGCCTCATCCTCGAAGTAAAACAAGTTCTAAGTTGAGATTATGTTCAAGTCATCGGCTTCTTGACCCttttctcggcctcggcaTGCAAGGCATGAAATGACCAATTTGCTTGGGCAGCTGCCACTTCTTATGATtcatggtttttttttatatccTCCTCAAATTCTACGTTCTGTGTTTGCACTATCTttgtttttgaatttttggaCAACAATCGGGTCTATGGTGGATGGAGTTGTGAGAGCTGATCTACCTTCTCGCTCATGTTTCCTCTTGATCTATGCCCGAATTGTGGCATGAGAATAAAGATTGAAAATGTATTATTTTTGCCTTAAAGTAGACGATTTAGGGAGATTATCGAAAACAATGCTTTCGGAATCTAAAGACCGCTCTCCAGATTCTCGGGCAATACCAAAATAAAACATCTCAAGACGTCTCATTCATTCCGCCATTGAGCTATAAGCCAACGCATGTTCGTATGTCCCAAACCCCCTTGagcattaaaaaaaaggtgacCATGAAGCCTATCCCTTCTTGATCCATCATCTATCATACATGAGCGACAACAGTTCGCCTGAGTATAATAATAGTAGCCAATCACAACACTGAGTGTGAGTTGGGTCACTTCGTCCCCTCCTCCCTCGACGTAAAATTCGACAATTCATCTAGAACATCCAAAAGCGAACAATCAGATGGCACCACCGATCTCGCCTCGGTAGCATGTGTGCTAGTCGTCACGGTGGTGACATGGAGTGTTTTCCCAAGCTCAGACTTTGAAACCCGAGATGCGACAGGAGCAACAGCCAACTCATTTGCCCACCGAAACAGCGTGTCGCCACTACGGGAACCACCGGCTGCGAATAGAAATTCGGGATATCTGGCGTTGGGGAGATGGTCTAGAATGTAGGTGGCAGCTCTCCCATTTCCAAAAGCAGCGTGTGGCGGTTCAAACTTCACAGAAGTTGCCTCGCGGACAACGTGGAAATCCGCACGCCCGCGATCACCGTTGATTTGATAGGCTAACTCGGAGGCGTGGCAAGCGGCTACTTCGCGGTCGAGCGCACCATCGTAGTGAAATGTTAGGGAGCAGCGGCGCTCCTCGATTCGGCTGCCCTCTGTTCGCTCGTGGAAATGTTCCATGATCTTTTTGATTCCCGCACACCATTTCATGGAGCTTTCGGGCACAAATGGAATCCATTGAGCTGATTCGGGGTTTCGTAGAAAACATCCGTTTTCGACTATGAAACCGAGCCTGTAGGGGAGTTTTTTGAGTGCTTCTTGGAGCTGCTCGATGCTCCGATTGCTGATCATGTACAGGATGTTTTTGGGGTCGTTTGCGAGTGTTTGTAGAGTCTCACAGGCTTCTATTGAGGGGATGGACTCTTCCATGCCGAAAGCTGGACCGAAGATTGCGCTGTCTTCTAAGAAAAACATCCGTGCTCTGGCGGCGAGGTATGCCTTTCTCAGGTCATCGGGTGAAAGCCGAGAGAGGTTATTTGTCTGTCGGATTTGTTGTATTTCGTGGGCTTTAGTAAGAGCGTCTTGTAACCCCGTGTGCCATTTGAGAGCAGTATAGGGAGATTTGCAATTGAGCAGGAAATTCCAGTTGAATTTCCGCTCCGTAGGGGACATCTCGAGTGCAGATTTGATCGCATCGGCACACTGTTTGTAATCCCACGGATTGACGAGAAGCTTATAACCTCGAAAGATGGATGCACTACCCACGAACTCGCTGAGGATTAGGGATCCATGTTTCTGGGAGGTAAGCTGTCCATCTTGGCAGTGGATAAAATCATGGCTGGTCAAGTTCATACCCTCACGCAGATTGGTAGCCATGAAGACATGTGCAACACTTAAGAGGGCGATGAATTGAAAGTGGCTGATGTCTTGCCGAACCAGGACTAAGGGCTGGTGAGTGATGGTTGAATAGGTTGCATTGATTCTCATTGCGATCTTTGAGATCTGTACCTCCAGCTCTGGGGTCTCAGATGCAGATGACATTACTTGGACTAGAACCACCTACACAAAACTTGTCAATATTTGCCACACGCAATAAGATTAAATATCCAACTTACCCGCTCCCTCCATTCTGGATAGGTCTTGAGAAACAACTCATATGCCAGAAGCTTCTGCTTGATTCCTCCGGGTGCATCCAATCGGTCTCGCGCTACCATGAGGTGTTTCCCTTGGTATTTATGACCGATGCTGCGAATCCAACCCTTGACCTCGGTGGATTGGCGTAATATATAAAGTGACATGGGGTCAATACCCATGGGAGAATTCACAACACTAATGTATCGATCGTTGAGGTGAACCTGATTTGCAGAGATCTCCAGCCTCCTCAGCCGGCTACAGGAGTGAAGAAAGTGGTTGCAATATTCCTCTGTCTGAAATCCAATCAAATCGGCTCCCAGAAGCCCATCTAAAAGTTCTTCGCGTGGATTCAAACAACGAAAGATTTCAGAGGAAGGAAACGGGGTATGCAAGAAAAGCCCAATCTCGGCCTGGGGTAGTCTTTCCCTCAGAAGGCCAGGAAGAACCAGAAGGTGATAGTCATGAACCCAGATTCTATCGCCTGGCTTCCAGTGCTTGATGATTGTTTCTGCAAATGCCTTGTTGAGCTTGAGGTATTGGACCCAAGAGTAACCGTTGTACTCAGTGTGCCGAGGACTTTCTTGCATCTGATAATGGAGGGCTGGCCAAAGGACCGTGCGACAGAAATGGGTGTAATGACCATCAAACTCGTTGTCACTCACAAACACAGTCAACGAATCATACGCATCCTGGAGGGTCACAGCGATGTCTGTCCTGGTAAGATCTGTCAATGAGTCAGTAGGCATGCCCAGAGTGCCCACCCAAATTCTGTCCTTAAGCAAGCTCGACCTTTCAGCGGCGTGTATGGCATTTTGCAGACCTCCATGGCCTTGTTCAGCGGCCTTGACAACCCAGTCAGTATCGGAGAGCGAGACTCGCGTGCTACCCTGGTATTTCATGCTCAATTGATCCTGGGATCCGTCCAAATACCACTCCTTTTTCGGTCCCTGAGCTGGGCTGCGACTACTCAAAATGGACGGTGTTGGAGGATCTGTCGCTTGGGAAGGCGGCTGATTAAATCTCCGGCTGTGTCCCCAGTGAATAGTACGAGGCTCACTAGGGCCGTGCCATAATCGATCATTGGCAATCGGAATCTCATCTTCTACTTGCCAAGTATATCCCCTCAACACCATCTCATCTTCTGTCGTGACCCCGGGTGTTAGCGGGAGACAGTCCATGAGACGATGATCCGACAGCCGCCCAACAATAGATCCAGGACCATCGACATTTGCATAGCTAGAGATGGACCCGTGCTGTCCATGCTTGGGCTCCGTCACTTGGAAATCAATAGTGTAAGGGAGGAACCTGGTGTAATCTCTCTCAGTCTCTGGAGCTTTTTAGGTTGAGGAAGGAACTCACAAAGATGCGATGAAGACCGTCATTGAACGAGATTGCAACTCCAATGTAGTATTTCTGTTGTAACTGAGGAGTTCGATTCTTGTAGGCAAATCAAGAATAGTTGACAGAGGATGGAGGGGCTCGAATTTTCGAAGAGGAAGGAACAACCTATTGCCATTGCTCTGGTATCTGGTGTACTTGAAAATCTTCCAGTAGGATCCTTTGATACTTCTTGTAATGACTTTTGTGAAACCAAAGGAGAGAATACGTATATAATGTCGATAAACAAGTGAAAACATAGGCTGCACACGAAATTCATTTTGTAGACATGCCTGCTACGGCTTTTATCAAATTACAATCGTGAGGTTTTTCTGATCTGGTTCAACTGTGACCACTAGCATTTGATGGCCGTTCAAACTGATTGCAGAGTGGAATTCGTTAACGCGAGCGACTTTAAGACGTTTTGGAGAGGCTGATGCTTGACTATGTGCGCCAGACTGCACATCTTCTTTCAGTGACCAAAACCATGGCTGGACTATTATCCAAGGTGGGCTTTGAGTAGCTTGAGTGGCTTGCAGTCAGCTCCTTTTAGCATTTATTCAATTTGTCTAGATTTCGTCCGACCAACCATCAAAAAGAGTCATTTCACATGGCCTACTCGCAAGTGTATGACCGTTGACCTCATTGCAATAGTGAATCACAACCGATTATGAGCCCTTCATGTAATGACAAAGGGTGTaggcaaaggaaaagatTAGCCTTACAAAAATAGGCCTTGTAGATAAGGAGTACGCCACACAAAACCACTGAAGGACATCGATTATTACTAGCAGTCTATTGGTTGATGGCGAGACGCAACTCCTCTCTCCTCTATACATAGTTCTACGGATTTTTCAAAGTGTCTTCTAGCATGTTCTCTAGGCTTAATGTTCCTCAATAGCTCAGCAGTATATGGTAAGAGGCGCGCATGGTTGAGCATAGTCCGACGGCATTTTGCCAACCTAGACCATCTTTTTTAAACGGGTCGGCTGATAAGgcgcgaaaaaaaaaatctaatCAATGAGCTTGCGACAACGACCGAGCTAGAGTGGATTAGCGCATGACGTAGTCCACACGAGCTAACGCTATCATTCCGCATGTCCGTCGGAATCGCCCTCGAGTTAAACAAAATACCGCATGGAGTAAAATGTCGAACCATGTCAGCGTAAGGCCATGCTCAAGAAGTCAGCTGTACACCTATGCCGCGTGCGTGTCCTCTCTTCTTGGCCGAGGACGGCACCCCGCCACGTCAGCTTGAGGATACCGTTATCATCACAGTGTCACAGGGTTGATAGATATTCGAGATCTGAAGAGTGACGCGCATGTATTGAAAGGCTATCATCGATGCATGGAAACCAGATGTGCTACGCTCAGGATACCACGGGTATGGAGTATCGACGGTGCATGTAGTCGCGACACCTTGAAAAGACAGAGCCAAGCTCATGGGATACGACAGCAGGCCTGCAGGACAGGCCGTGTCTTAGTTTAATAAATCATTCAAGCAAGAAAGTCAAGAGACCCAGGAGAGACAGGAGGTCTTGGCTCTTGGCGTCCGGGGACAATTGGCTCGCTCGGCTCGTGAAGCCCAAATTGCTTTGGAGCTCTGCATTTTCCCCTTCGCTTGTAGCATTGATGTACCAATCCCATGGCAATCATCAGTGCCAATTTGAGTGCCTTGCGTGTCGCGTACGAATCGCCTTTCACCTGGTTCGAGGTAGCACGACCCAACTGTTCTTCTCATTACGGTCAATACTGCCGATGAGAAGAGAAAAtcacatactccgtacattggtcaaaaatcaaaatccaaTCCAATCAGAGCGATCAACCAAAAAATACCAATTGGTATCTCATGCAAACGAcccagttttttttttggggcgAAATTGGAGCTCGCGCCATCGGAGCTAAGCATCAAGACCTTTTCTCGGCATCGGAACTAACGAACTATAGGGAACATCAACATGCAAGTAGGAGAAACAAAGGCTTCAAAAATTTGATAGACACGTctggtggttttttttttagctgaGGTGACCGTACACAACAATAACCCGTTCGCTCGCACAGCCACCGAGCATAACCTTAGAATATTACTAGGCTCAAACGCGGCTCAGAAGATGAAACGACGGCGGATCGGTTTCCCCAGATAGAACGCCTGGTCAGTTATTTCCCGAATCATGCAAAGTGATCGATTTCAAGGCTGAATCTCGGATCTGGAGAACCTAAAATACTAGCATGATTATAGTATGGAGTGTTATCTGTATCATTGACATACCACAGCGAACGTAATCCTAACTATGATCTAATTGTTGGCCCTGCATCCTTGCACCCGAACCTGGCGGGTTATAAGTGCCGTTGAGCCTGCAACCTAGGTAGACCGTACCAATTTGGTGAGCAGCGTAAGGTATGTTGCATGTTGTATAGAATAGAACCTTCCGCAACCCCTGATTCTTCATATGCACGTCCGCTCATTGCGTACGATGTATCCAGAGCGCGGGGTTTGAAGACAAGCGAGTTGAACTAGTACGAGGTAGATCGACACGGCCAAATCCTTCGCCTAACTATAAAGGGGAAGGGAAACTTCCAAAATTGGAACACGTGTGTTCAGGGTCTTCGTGGGTGTGATTCATACAGGTTGTTGTGATTGGCGATGGAGGTCGAGTTCCTGCGGGTTGTAGCGTTAGACAGCGAACGGGCTAGCCCTAATGATCCGCACTTTATCACGGAGTACAGATTATTTTTACACCCCATCGAGATATGAATCTCACATTCCCATTCCTATGAGCGATTGAGTGTGCCGAGAACTACGATCTCACGTTGCACGGGACAATCACATTCATACCAGGGAAGACGAAGATGCCTTGgaagccccccccccttcatTGGGCTTCGTTGGGTCAGACGCTAATCCTCATTAGGCTAAACGCACCGCCTTAAAGCGGCTTAGCAGCCCCGATCGTGTGAAATGCCAAGACGGACGCTTGCGCGTCTCCAGCCTTTTGAGTGGAAAAGCGGACGGAAGAATTGAGCTTTCGTACCTTGGCCGCGCGTTGGCCCTACAACCCTATCTTCAATAAtcaaatttttctttttttttttttctcttgtcTTTAGCTTAATGTTGAACTGGTactccatacggagtacaaagtAAATTCAATGTACTCTGTACAAAATGCTCTTGAATATAAACCAATCAGACCACAAGCTTTGATCATCGCCTTATTAAACCCTCAAAGGTTATTGATCTTCATTGTTGTGCCCAACCGTGACTATCCTATTAACGACAACCTTAGGAGGCTTTATTTATTGCGTGACGAACCAGGTTAGGGTATAGATAGGGTCGTCATCTTTTCTGACTCATGTGTTGTACATCCTGTAATTCAGATGTATCCTGTTtaccgaaaaaaaaagggaattgATAAGTACCGAGTGATCAAGTCAAGAACTGAAAAAGGATATAGAAGCCTTCAAGCCAAAGTATAGACAACGCCAAGAAAACTGACAACGATCCACGAAAATCTGGATGTGGACGTTACGTGTTCACGGATGCCAAAAAATACACAAATTACGGAAATTTCGGAAATTACGGGGAAAAAGGGTCTTTTCtcttggcttttttttttttcgttttcgCACA
The nucleotide sequence above comes from Penicillium digitatum chromosome 1, complete sequence. Encoded proteins:
- a CDS encoding putative chromatin assembly factor 1 subunit B, with translation MGWFWGDKNDTVQKLEPGLRDYLEQEKPDKYVPGPNVKPASTPTPSPEPSAPSEPTKPKVPAASLYQDGRYADLWKTYKPPIELDEQSGVRGASRVIEKYKERGDTVQRAAMENCALEHEALTHCFKTGNWRKQIEARLTMCSAENGTFSRCFTTQTKFLQALGYAAGFEYDADKEERIQMHADKLYHQMLDYEKRVEDAKAAGIEPPPLTSLFNPEKPTQTPEVGLEIPGGEVIPEELKPSKPLQKLTPHERELEIRAHYAQREQHKMYAHEAAPFMKTQVDARQKRQDKAVSWFGETLGKWIS
- a CDS encoding Chromatin assembly factor 1 subunit B, putative — encoded protein: MKATPLLISWHNDNAPIYSVHFDPNGKGRLATAGNDNNVRLWKVESTGEERRVSYLSTLMKHTQAVNVVRFSPKGEMLASAGDDGNVLLWVPSEIQTQAGLGEDRSDDKETWRVKHMCRSSGAEIYDLAWSPDGVFIITGSMDNIARIYNAQTGQMVRQIAEHSHYVQGVAWDPLNEFVATQSSDRSVHIYTLKTKDGQFTLTPHGKVLKMDLPAKLVASNSPAPPEMTSRSQQSTGNSVVIASPAPSTPGTPMASNLPMDPPPVSHSRRSSFGSSPSIRRSASPAPSLPLPAVKPLEVSSPSFGGLGVKNASIYANETFTSFFRRLTFAPDGSLLFTPAGQFKTSHVSATDSTKTTDEIINTVYVYTRAGFNKPPISHLPGHKKPSVAVKCSPVFYTLKQGTQPAKNITLDTSSSEEMFLSLPDPVVSGAPSFTSQPHLVLPSSTTAEPSKLPPSQKAAQDGSNEAGQSSAPVFALPYRIVYAVATQDAVLVYDTQQQTPLCIVSNLHFATFTDLTWSADGLTLIMSSSDGFCSTLSFAPGELGQTYTGPTSVAHNNANPSTPATNVTPLLTPTPLASSHVPSPIKTSQASSSNTGPAPPASPARSSSSCSVVTQPSTQPTPAGVVNNPTPTLGTVPSVTATHSAQPPTLPLTTPPQTPISGAPQNGPTTTGSSVLGKRDARPASESEKEEGKADQNHVLQQPPKRRRVAPTLISAGTDGASSSK
- a CDS encoding Alpha,alpha-trehalose phosphate synthase subunit, putative, whose protein sequence is MTVFIASLFLPYTIDFQVTEPKHGQHGSISSYANVDGPGSIVGRLSDHRLMDCLPLTPGVTTEDEMVLRGYTWQVEDEIPIANDRLWHGPSEPRTIHWGHSRRFNQPPSQATDPPTPSILSSRSPAQGPKKEWYLDGSQDQLSMKYQGSTRVSLSDTDWVVKAAEQGHGGLQNAIHAAERSSLLKDRIWVGTLGMPTDSLTDLTRTDIAVTLQDAYDSLTVFVSDNEFDGHYTHFCRTVLWPALHYQMQESPRHTEYNGYSWVQYLKLNKAFAETIIKHWKPGDRIWVHDYHLLVLPGLLRERLPQAEIGLFLHTPFPSSEIFRCLNPREELLDGLLGADLIGFQTEEYCNHFLHSCSRLRRLEISANQVHLNDRYISVVNSPMGIDPMSLYILRQSTEVKGWIRSIGHKYQGKHLMVARDRLDAPGGIKQKLLAYELFLKTYPEWRERVVLVQVMSSASETPELEVQISKIAMRINATYSTITHQPLVLVRQDISHFQFIALLSVAHVFMATNLREETWIPNPQRCADAIKSALEMSPTERKFNWNFLLNCKSPYTALKWHTGLQDALTKAHEIQQIRQTNNLSRLSPDDLRKAYLAARARMFFLEDSAIFGPAFGMEESIPSIEACETLQTLANDPKNILYMISNRSIEQLQEALKKLPYRLGFIVENGCFLRNPESAQWIPFVPESSMKWCAGIKKIMEHFHERTEGSRIEERRCSLTFHYDGALDREVAACHASELAYQINGDRGRADFHVVREATSVKFEPPHAAFGNGRAATYILDHLPNARYPEFLFAAGGSRSGDTLFRWANELAVAPVASRVSKSELGKTLHVTTVTTSTHATEARSVVPSDCSLLDVLDELSNFTSREEGTK